CAGAGGATTTCCAGAATTCTCAACGAATCCCGCAGACATTTCAAGCTTTAATTACATCGACTTTTTTAGCAGCTGAATGATGGCTGGTGGTCTTTTCATCTTGGGAATGATGGTTTTTCTAAGGCGAAATATTGGCGCGAGCTCGGACCGAAAGCAGCATTAGGAAACATAATTTATAATAGTTTTCCGCTCGCTTTAGTCGCTTTTGGTGAATGCTGTTGCTCGAAGAATTTTAGGCACTCGATAAGATGATGAAGCTTTTAATGATTTGTAGCTTTTAAGAAAGTTCTTGCGAAAAACTAATAAATTAATATTATTGACAAAATATTCGTAATCAAAAAGAGGGCACTACGTGCTCGAGGAGGAACTAAATGCCTTGTGGCAGAAAAAGAAAACGGCTAAAGATAGCTACGCATAAAAGGAAGAAGCGTAGGAAGAAGGATCGGCATAAGAAGAAGAAGTAGCCGATGTCGGTGAAGATAGCAGTAATCTCGGATTCCCATATTGGGCAGAAAATTTCGGCCTATCCTGCGGAAATATTAAATGCAATAGGCGAGTGTGATATTATTATTCACGCCGGGGATCATACTAGTATGGAATCGGTCGAGTTGCTCAATAGTTTAGGCAATTTGCGTGCTGTCCATGGAAACATGGACGAGATAACAATCTCAAATCTTCTTCCTTCGAGACTCGTATTCGAGGTGGAGGGTATTCGTATAGGTGTCACGCACGGTTGGGGATCGCCGCTCGGTATCGAACGGCGTGTTCTTGATGTTTTTGTCGATGAGAAATTGGATATTGTTATTTTTGGCCATAGCCATAGTCCATGCGATAAGATTATTGATGGTATCAGGGTGATAAACCCTGGAGCCATAAGTGGTAATTTACAGGATAAATCCAGTAGCTGGGGAATTTTAACCATCAACGGTTGTGATGCCGATTGGCGGCTGATTGAATTTTCGTTTAAGTGAGATTTTGCGCCCGTAGCTCAGTTGGATAGAGCGTCGGCCTCCGGAGCCGAAGGCCGCCGGTTCGAATCCGGCCGGGCGCGGATTAACTGGGGGTAAATTGCATAATTTTTTTGGCATTTTAGGGCATTATGCTATAGAGATCGTTCCTTCATTGGCTCTCGGTTTTTTCCTTTCGGGTATCATTCATGAGTTTATTCCTGGCGATATCGTCGAGAAGCATCTCGGCGGAAGAGGGATTCTACCTTTAATTTATTCGACGGTTGCAGGAACTTTATTGCCTATTTGTTGTGTAGGCTCCTTGCCAGTGGCGGTTAGCCTCAGGGAAAAGGGTGCTAGTGTGGGGGCAGTTGTGGCTTTTTTAATAGCTACGCCTGCTACTTCTCTTTCGGCAATATTTGTATGTTATTCTCTTTTAGGGCTTAAATTTACACTATTTCTGTTTTTTGCTGTTATTTTTATGGGTATTACTATGGGGGCTTTAGCGGACATTTTTGGTTTCAAAATCCGTGTAAATGCAAAGCCAACTTGTATATGTCATTCTAAGGATAAAAACTGCACTTTAATCGATCCAGTTTGCGGGATGGAAGCTCTAAAACAAAGTGATTTCAAGATCGAACATGATGGTGCTACCTTTTATTTTTGCTCTGCCCATTGCAAGGCGAAATTTGAAGAATCCCCAGATAGATTTGCAAATAAAATAAATGAAGAAAAATGTGAGCATTGTGCTGTCGAAAAGAGTGGATTATCGAATAGACTTGTTTCCGCCCTTAAGTTTGCCTTTTTCGAGATGCCAAAGGACATTGGCCTAGAGCTTGTTCTGGGGCTTCTTCTTGCTGTATTGATTGCATCATTCAACCCAATTGGTCAGTTTGTTTCAAATTATCTTTCGGGGATATTTGCATATCCCGTAAGCCTTATTTTTGGCATGATGATGTATATTTGCTCGACCGCGAGTGTTCCCCTTGTCGATGCGCTTGTTTCGCAGGGCATGAATATAGGCGCAGGCATGGTTTTACTTCTGGCCGGTCCTATAACAAGCTGGGGAACGATCCTCGTTATTCGCTCGCAATTCGGGGGAAAGATGCTTGCGTTTTATCTTGGCGGAATAGCGATTTTTTCCTTGATTATCGGTTATGCATTTACATTAATTTAAATTGTATTAGCTGTCAGAAAGATTACTCGAAATATATGTCCCAAAAGAACATCGTGTAGTTGTGGAGCAGCTTGTTTCCACTTGTGAGACTTTCGATTATTGGCGCGAAAATGTAGGCGATAAAGTCTATCACATTCAAGTGTTGGTTTCTTCTGAGGACAGTGAACAAATAATCGATTCGCTTCAGAAATCCCTTTCGACTATAGATGGATTCAGAATAATTATCTTACCGGTAGAAGCAATAATTCTAAAGCGCGAAAAAATAAAAAAGAAGCTTGGGGTATCAAGAGTAAAGAAGTCGCCGCTGAAAGTTCGCATAAGCAGGGAAGAAATATATGAGGATATTTCTGAGGCGAGCAATTTTTCCACTTTGTATATAGTCCTCGTTTTACTTTCCGCCATTGTGGCTGGAGCTAGGCAATGTGGCGGTTATCACAGGTGCTATGGTTATTGCGCCGCTTTTGGGTCCCAATGTTGGCCTTTCTTTGGCTACAATGCTATCGGATATCAAGTTAGCTAAGAAGGCATTTTTATCAAATATAAGCGGTTTAATTCTCGTTGCTTTAATTTCAATTATTCTTGGGACTATATTCAAGGTTGATCCCTACGATTTGGAGATATTCTCTCGAACTTTAGTAGGTTTGTCGGATATTGCTATTGCACTTGCAACTGGAGCCGCCGGAGCGCTTGCATATACTACCGGTATTCCAACTATGTTCGTGGGAGTTACTGTCTCGGTGGCGCTACTTCCACCGCTTGTTGTTTTCGGTTTATTACTCGGTTCGGGTAATTTTGATCTTGCTCTTGGGAGCTTTTTTCTTTAGTGGCTAACCTTATCTGTATCAATCTTGCGGGAGTCTTGACCTTTTTTATTCAAGGGATAAGACCGCTCTCGTGGCGGGATGCCAACCGCGCGAAAAAGCTTACTTTTCGGGCAATAATCTCATGGGTATTACTGCTTGCGGCATTAATAATAGTGATTTTTCTTTCTGAGGTTTAACA
This window of the bacterium genome carries:
- a CDS encoding metallophosphoesterase produces the protein MSVKIAVISDSHIGQKISAYPAEILNAIGECDIIIHAGDHTSMESVELLNSLGNLRAVHGNMDEITISNLLPSRLVFEVEGIRIGVTHGWGSPLGIERRVLDVFVDEKLDIVIFGHSHSPCDKIIDGIRVINPGAISGNLQDKSSSWGILTINGCDADWRLIEFSFK
- a CDS encoding permease, producing MHNFFGILGHYAIEIVPSLALGFFLSGIIHEFIPGDIVEKHLGGRGILPLIYSTVAGTLLPICCVGSLPVAVSLREKGASVGAVVAFLIATPATSLSAIFVCYSLLGLKFTLFLFFAVIFMGITMGALADIFGFKIRVNAKPTCICHSKDKNCTLIDPVCGMEALKQSDFKIEHDGATFYFCSAHCKAKFEESPDRFANKINEEKCEHCAVEKSGLSNRLVSALKFAFFEMPKDIGLELVLGLLLAVLIASFNPIGQFVSNYLSGIFAYPVSLIFGMMMYICSTASVPLVDALVSQGMNIGAGMVLLLAGPITSWGTILVIRSQFGGKMLAFYLGGIAIFSLIIGYAFTLI
- a CDS encoding DUF389 domain-containing protein, whose amino-acid sequence is MVIAPLLGPNVGLSLATMLSDIKLAKKAFLSNISGLILVALISIILGTIFKVDPYDLEIFSRTLVGLSDIAIALATGAAGALAYTTGIPTMFVGVTVSVALLPPLVVFGLLLGSGNFDLALGSFFL